The genome window TTTGAAGAAGCGAGAGTCAGACCCAAGGAAACGGCTTGCACTCATTATGGGAAAATGCGAAGAAATGTACGCAACGGTATTCCGCCAGGTCATTTTCACCCGGTTTGAGGAAGCGATACACACTGAACGGAGAGAAAAAGGCGAACTGGAACAGAAACGGTATGACGAGATATGGATGGAGCAGAACAAGAAAATGTTTGGCGATACGTTAACCCTTACTGATGATTATGCGCATTGGTGGCTCTATATCCCGCATTTTGTTCATGTTCCGTTTTACTGCTACGCATACGCGTTCGGACAGCTTCTTGTGCTTGCGCTCTACCAAAAGTATCTGGAAGACGGAAAATCATTCGTCCCGGGGTATATCGACCTACTTTCAGCCGGTGGGAGTGATGCACCGCATGTGCTTCTGCATAAGCATGTTGGAGTGGATATTACAGACCCTGCGTTTTGGCAGAAGGGTATGAATATCCTTCGGGATATGCTTGCCGAAGCGGTAGACATAGAAGCTTCCTTAGATAAAAATAAATAACGCACACGGCGCCTTGTCAAGAAACAAGGCGCCTTTTTTTGTCTCCAGGAATGATTTATAATTGTAGGGATTACATATGGAAACGGACATCAAAAAACGACCATTGCTTATACCTGTTATTCTTCCGCTGCTCACCTTTGTGCTGGGATTTGGATTCGCGTGGCTTGTATTTTCTGGGGGTGGTGCTGACGATACAACCAATAACGAATCCAATACTGCGTCGGATGCGTTTTCCATTCCATTGGGGCATAGCTCTGTTTCTGTTGATGACCAGCGTGCGGGTGAGAGCGTATTTATAGCACTTGCGACACTTTCCCGAGGCGCGTGGGTTGCCATACACGAAGACCAGGATGGCATGCCAGCGAATATATTAGGAGCACGGTATTTCCCCGGAGGAAAAACCGCAGGGACCGTAGAATTGCTTCGCGGCACTGTTCCCGAGCGTGCGTATTACGCAGTTATTCACGCGGATGACGGAGATAGGGAATTCGATTTCCGGAGAGACGAAGCGCTGCAAGATCCGTTTGGTAATCTTATCATGAGTGCTTTCCGGACATTTTCTGAGGAGGCGCCTAATGGGAGCGGCACCGGACAATAGTGTGTTATAATAATTGTGTACGATGATAGGCGGAATATCACAACCTCTTTTTATCTTCACCATTCTTCTTGCGCTCTGGACATTGCCATGGAAAGGGTTTGCGTTGTGGCGTGCGGCGCACCGGAACGACAAGTGGTGGTTTGTCGTATTTTTGATAGTAAATACGGCAGGCATTCTTGAGATTGTCTATCTTATTGTGACGCGCAAAAAAAATGACGTGCATGCAGATGCATCCTCCATGCCGTCTTCTCGTATATGAAAAAAGGGATTTTTATAGGAATTGGTATCGGTATTATTGTGTGCGGCAGCGTATGGGCCGCATTTTTTTATTGGAATAATTTGCGTGGGGCGGGCCCTGCAATAAAGCCGCCAGTAGATGATGTCGCGGAAGTTCTTGAGCGTGGCGGTATGCCGTTTATGGTGCCGGATGGCTTTTCACTTTCTTTGTTTGCGGATAATATGTCCGGCGCGCGCGTTATTGCGTTTGATGCCCTCGGTAACATGTGGGTATCCCGCACCTCGGAAGGAGTAATATCACTCATTGAGCTTGATGAATCGGGGGATGTTTTGCATATAAGTAATATTTTCAGAAATCTGAACCATCCTCACGGGATTGCGTTTGACCCGGATGACCCGCAGGTGCTTTATTTTGCGGAAGAAAACAGTATATCGCGGGTCCGCGTATATTCTGACGGGCAGCCGGAGAAAATAGCAGATCTCCCATCCGGGGGCGGGCATAGCACGCGGACAATAGCATTCGGTCCCGATGGGCGGCTGTATGTGTCTATCGGGTCATCGTGTAATGTGTGCAGGGAAGAAGACCCGATGCGCGCAAAAATATTTTCATTGCATAAAGACGGAAGCGATATGAGAGAATACGCCTCCGGATTACGAAATGCCGTATTTTTTGGCTGGAGTCCGTTTGATGGACGGATGTGGGCGACGGAAATGGGACGAGATGAATTAGGGGATAACACGCCACCAGACGAAATTAATATCATTGTTGAGGGGGGAAACTATGGCTGGCCCGTCTGTTACGGGGGAAACACTCATGATACGGAATTTGATAAAAATACATATGTGCGAAATCCGTGCATGGAGCCGTTTGAGCTCCCGTCATATATTGATCTGCAGGCGCATTCAGCGCCTTTGGGATTTGCATTCATACCCCAGAACTCTTCATGGCCAGAAGAGTATTGGCATGATTTGATAGTTGCGTATCATGGATCCTGGAACCGGAGCGTACCGACCGGGTACAAGCTTGTTCGTCTAGAACTTGATACATTTGGAAATGTATTAGGTATGGGTGATTTTGCTACCGGATGGCTTCAAGACAACGGAGCGCTCGGCAGGCCGGTTGATGTTGTGTTTGGTCCTGACAGCTCCTTGTATGTATCAGATGATAAGGCGGGGGTGGTGTATAGAATTACATACAAAGATATATAAAAAAGAAGGCAGACGGTAAACCGTCTGCCTTTTTATTAGGGAGTAATTATGTCTTGGAACGTCATATCTTCGGAAGGAAATTTTCCTGTATACATAAAATAAAAAATTTTCTCCAGAAGATTGAGCGTGTGTTCGGGGTGTTCTAAGGCGCTCGTTCCGTTTGTAATGTTCGTAATAATGTAGGGTGTTTTGAATCTTTTTTTCTCTTCCCTGATTTTTCTTAAAAGGGACGGATGAACGGCGCGTCCGTACTCTTTCATTTTTATGGCCAACATATCCTCCCTGATGTATATGTCAGGGATGACTGTAATCAGGGAGAGATGACAGCCGTCGATTTTTATGGGCATCCCTTTTAATTTCGACGAAAGTCTGGTGTTGAATTTGTGTGAGTTTTTGTCCTCACGGAATACTCCATAATAATGTTCCCGGAGTATTTTTAGCTGTTCGCGATACACATCCAACAGTGTTTCCATAAAGACTCCTCCTTGCTTTTCTCGCATGATAGCATATTTATTTTATTATGTCAAGGATTATGCTGCCTTACCACTTTCTTCTATAATGAGGGTACGATGATGGGAGCATATTGTTTTTTGAACGGACGCATAGTTCTTTGTAAACGCGCAGGAATGCCGCTGAACGACCTGGGAGTGCTTCGCGGGTATGGCGTATTTGATTTTTTGCGGACCTATAATAAAAAGCCCTTTTTGATGAAAGAGCATCTTGATAGGCTCGAGCAGTCTGCACGGCGCTTGCACCTTGCTATTCCGGTGCCGCGTGAAGACATAGAAAAAGCAGTCTATACGCTTATTCGCAAGAATGCTTTTCCGGAAACGAGCCTTCGTTTTGTGCTTACCGGAGGCATAAGTGCTACCGGATTTTTCCCCGAAGAAAAGCCGACATTTTTTATTCTCGCCGAAAAGTCAGAAGCAATGCCCGAATATATGTATCAGAGAGGCATTTCGGTTGTGACGCACGAATATCTCCGAGATATCCCCGAAGCAAAGACCAACAATTATATGATCGCGGTAAAGATGCGGAATTTGAAAAAGAACAAACGGTTCGTAGAAATGCTCTATATGTATCAAGGTAATATTCTTGAAGCAACCACGAGCAACATATTTTTTGTAAAAGGGAATACGCTTATTACGCCGAAAAAAAACATACTTGTGGGTACGACGCGGAATTTTGTTATCCGGCTCGCAAGAAAGGATTTTCGCATTGAGGAGCGGGATGTCCATATAGACGAGATTAAACAAGTATCCGAAGCATTCCTTACCGCAACGAATAAAGAAATTCTCCCCGTGGTACGCATAAACAAATATGTGATCGGGGATGGAAAAGTGGGGCTGCATACAAAAGAGCTCATGAGCAGATTCCGAGCACACACCGCCTCACTGAAATAAAAAACCGAGGATATTCTCGGTTTTTTTGATTTAATTGCTTGCTTGTTCGGGGTAGAACCCTTCCGGAATTGGCAGTGTTGCCGTATGCGCGGAAATATACGGACGTTTTTGGATTGGACGCGTATACTCCTCCAATCTCAATAATTTCGTGCCATGGCGATAGCATATTATTGACCAGCATCAGTGGCTGATGTTCCGTTGTTTCAATATCAAGGAATAAAAACGGAAATGATGAAGACATTGACAGCCCCCCTGTTTGCGTGTTTTTGTTTTTAAAAGTGCGCTTGAGATTATAGTATCATATTTCTTCATGCGTCCACGGTTGCACACATCTTTTTTTTGTCTTCTAATGAGGATTTTGTGGAAAAAGATTTTCTTTTCCGTATTTGCGTCGTGATATAATTGTATAAAGTGTCTGTTTTTTGACATAAAAAAAGAGGAGGTTCACTATGACCGAGTGGAGTTCAATAATTCCTCGTTTATTGAAGGTAATAATGTCGATATCGTACCGGGATGATTTGTTGGACGCGATACGGAACGATGCGGCGCTCAATTCCGCATTACAGGCAACTCCGTATGTAGCGTTTTTAAGCAAGCTGAATGCAGAGGAAAGAAAAGGATCTGACATAGGCAAGCAGTGGGCGAGCCTACCCAAGCGGGAGCCAAAAAAGGCAAAAAAGAAAGCAAGGCTATCGTCCGAAGCAGCAGCACTTGAAAAACGCATCAAATTAGAACTCGCTCAGTTTGTCCATAGTGGAAATATAAAAAGCGAGGACGATGTAGATGCGTTATACGAACAGATTCGGTCTTCCTTTGGGAAAGACATCAAGATAACGCAGTATCGTTTCGGAAAAAGGAAGTATAAATCGCTCATCGATGATCTTTTATGGACGGGCGGGAAAGACGGAACATTTACGGCGCTGAAAGAGATAGTCCGCAAGGATCTCCCTATTGAAAAGTTTTCCGAATATCATCCGCATATTCCTGTTTCATTGGTAGAAAAAAAGAAGCAGGAAATCTCTGGAGTGACGCAGACATCGCTTCCGGTGAAGCTATTGCCAGGAGTGGGGAGACTGACTGACGACATCCGCCATGCAGATGCCAATTTCAGCTTTCCCGGTAATTCGTATCATGAGCCGTTTGTGATATCGGGAGGAAAATCAGATTTTTCCTTTATCGTTATCAATGGCCCTCAGGTCGGCATGCAGTATAGCAAGGTTATTGCAGAGAATCCTGTTCGCTGTGCGCTTGCGCAGGCGGAACGGGACAAGTGCGATGCGGTGCTTCTTACGGGAACTATCGATGTGGATACGAAAAAGGCTGCGGGCCCCACAAAAGCGCTTCGCGCGCTCTTTTCGGGGAGAAATACGAATGTAGACATGTTAAATCCCATCTACCAGAAAGAGGCAAAGAGCATTTTAAGTGAGGCGATGGGGCGAGATATCGTCTATGAAACGACTGCGGAAATCTTCTCCAACCTGTTAAGCGGATGGAGAAAGATAACTATTCAGCCCGATGAGCAGCCAGAATTTAACGGTGATGTGTTTATCGTATTCGGTCCGAAAGAAGAAGAGATTATCTTGGCAGGTGCGTATTGGGAACTGCATTACAATACCATGCGCAAGATTGATCTTATCTTGGCGGAGATTAGCGTTGCCCGCAGCGGTCTTGCACGTGCGAAAAAAAACGGCAATACCCGGGAAGAACGTAAGTTGGAAAACAAACTTCTCGAACTTCAGGATCTGCGTACGCGTACGCGTATGACAAATGTGAGCGTTGAAGACTGGAAAAAGATGTACCGTAAGATGCTTGCGTTTGTTGTCCGCAGCTTTGAACAGACAATTCCGAACGCAAAAGTTATCAATAAAGGGACGACCTA of Candidatus Niyogibacteria bacterium CG10_big_fil_rev_8_21_14_0_10_46_36 contains these proteins:
- a CDS encoding oxidoreductase — its product is MKKGIFIGIGIGIIVCGSVWAAFFYWNNLRGAGPAIKPPVDDVAEVLERGGMPFMVPDGFSLSLFADNMSGARVIAFDALGNMWVSRTSEGVISLIELDESGDVLHISNIFRNLNHPHGIAFDPDDPQVLYFAEENSISRVRVYSDGQPEKIADLPSGGGHSTRTIAFGPDGRLYVSIGSSCNVCREEDPMRAKIFSLHKDGSDMREYASGLRNAVFFGWSPFDGRMWATEMGRDELGDNTPPDEINIIVEGGNYGWPVCYGGNTHDTEFDKNTYVRNPCMEPFELPSYIDLQAHSAPLGFAFIPQNSSWPEEYWHDLIVAYHGSWNRSVPTGYKLVRLELDTFGNVLGMGDFATGWLQDNGALGRPVDVVFGPDSSLYVSDDKAGVVYRITYKDI
- a CDS encoding amino acid aminotransferase — translated: MMGAYCFLNGRIVLCKRAGMPLNDLGVLRGYGVFDFLRTYNKKPFLMKEHLDRLEQSARRLHLAIPVPREDIEKAVYTLIRKNAFPETSLRFVLTGGISATGFFPEEKPTFFILAEKSEAMPEYMYQRGISVVTHEYLRDIPEAKTNNYMIAVKMRNLKKNKRFVEMLYMYQGNILEATTSNIFFVKGNTLITPKKNILVGTTRNFVIRLARKDFRIEERDVHIDEIKQVSEAFLTATNKEILPVVRINKYVIGDGKVGLHTKELMSRFRAHTASLK